A single Arachnia propionica DNA region contains:
- the csb2 gene encoding type I-G CRISPR-associated protein Csb2 — MPVCLDICLMSERYEAGDGEDPRAPEWPPHPARVFSALRSVAESDEIAPLYEFEQLPPPLIHASAFAPCSISRSFVVTNARFNGEKTKSGKIKTGNQNHPARTSDLMKRIRSFPPDPRIQFVWPDDRDLSDEALAGLDALARRVPYLGRSTSPVMLAFRRVADFRPLPGLSTFEPTDHDRAECNIRVPFPGYLDELNALHELDQSSWQASRSHARQPYRLVRDESDAVAPTVVESPYPDLVILRFVDHRPPGNLVGLFTAALRAKVMSQTKNPLPPALHGHGFDGHPHVAYLGLPFAGFPHADGHLRALAVAIPGLDRAERRRILRGILGTDPDRIVDLQVPGFRRVFGLRYSPDEPLPASATAARWTRPARSWVSVTPLVLDRYPKKGDLAPAVVRSIQQAGLPAPVTVELSTQPLTPGAAHLTPKELPLRTRGRLYRHVRMTFEHPVTGPVLAGAGRYFGVGLFAPEREGADG; from the coding sequence ATGCCCGTCTGCCTCGACATCTGCCTGATGAGCGAGCGCTACGAAGCCGGCGACGGCGAGGACCCTCGCGCCCCCGAATGGCCCCCACATCCGGCCCGGGTTTTCTCCGCACTACGTTCGGTGGCAGAAAGCGATGAAATTGCTCCGTTGTACGAATTCGAACAGTTACCTCCGCCTCTGATTCACGCTTCGGCCTTTGCTCCGTGCAGCATCAGTCGTTCCTTCGTCGTCACGAACGCCAGATTCAATGGCGAGAAAACGAAATCGGGCAAAATAAAGACAGGAAATCAAAACCATCCCGCCCGGACCAGTGACCTGATGAAACGCATCAGGAGTTTCCCTCCCGACCCCAGGATCCAGTTCGTCTGGCCCGACGACCGGGATCTGTCGGATGAGGCACTGGCAGGACTCGACGCCCTAGCGCGGCGTGTGCCGTATCTCGGGCGTTCGACGTCACCGGTCATGTTGGCCTTCCGCAGGGTGGCTGATTTCAGGCCCCTGCCCGGGCTGTCAACCTTTGAACCCACCGATCACGACAGGGCGGAATGCAACATCAGGGTTCCATTTCCCGGCTACCTGGACGAGTTGAATGCTCTCCACGAACTGGACCAGTCTTCCTGGCAGGCCAGCCGCAGCCACGCACGCCAGCCCTACAGGCTGGTACGGGACGAGAGCGATGCCGTTGCCCCCACGGTCGTGGAGTCACCGTACCCGGACTTGGTCATCCTCCGGTTCGTCGATCACCGTCCCCCGGGAAACCTGGTCGGGCTCTTCACCGCGGCACTCCGGGCAAAGGTGATGTCGCAGACGAAGAATCCACTGCCTCCTGCTCTGCACGGCCACGGGTTCGACGGGCATCCCCACGTCGCCTATCTCGGGCTTCCTTTCGCCGGATTCCCTCACGCGGACGGGCATCTGCGGGCCCTGGCAGTCGCGATCCCGGGCTTGGACCGGGCGGAGCGCCGCAGGATCCTGCGGGGCATCCTGGGCACCGATCCGGACCGGATCGTCGACCTCCAGGTGCCCGGTTTCAGGCGGGTCTTCGGGTTGCGTTATTCCCCCGACGAGCCTCTGCCTGCCAGCGCGACCGCCGCGCGATGGACGCGGCCCGCCAGAAGCTGGGTGTCCGTGACCCCTCTCGTGCTGGACAGATACCCGAAGAAGGGAGATCTCGCCCCGGCAGTGGTTCGTTCCATCCAACAGGCAGGGCTCCCCGCTCCGGTCACTGTTGAGCTGAGCACCCAGCCGCTCACCCCCGGGGCCGCGCACCTCACCCCGAAGGAACTTCCCCTCCGGACTCGCGGCCGCCTGTACCGGCACGTCCGGATGACATTCGAGCATCCCGTCACAGGACCCGTGCTGGCCGGCGCGGGACGGTACTTCGGGGTTGGTCTGTTCGCCCCCGAACGTGAAGGAGCCGACGGATGA
- the cas7g gene encoding type I-G CRISPR-associated RAMP protein Csb1/Cas7g — protein MTTLSLGSLQDKIRDPEFALARINATYQPGGGPGSRLFPPTFPTSRSDDSPYLMEERTCDGSSRRAVVLDQVPSQANRCEEALKTARQAGKIRLPLLRLTHDGAAKAVITGLDAPHRAFDAYWRDSLLDGEKFDRTPVGKALQATSLEDATALLQYDPATLVYGGWNSHRKGRQAKFPRFYSSEVVGWDPVVGTRKASRMDPLNLTGARNGDGDEWTYSPAAAKNAKARLSEIGHGNIAPNPAHGGVTVTEVTRFSTLSLTAVRRIRFGSLGVNTQFAASTLLVALALLGDRLAFGGAGIWLRSGCDLVVEAETLEWIGRGGVVEPFSLSIGEAVSLYDEALEAAIESGVPMHLETIELTPSKALAAAIDFTVTKAESSGE, from the coding sequence ATGACAACGCTGTCTCTCGGTTCACTCCAAGACAAGATCCGCGACCCCGAATTCGCCTTGGCAAGGATAAACGCCACGTACCAGCCCGGCGGTGGCCCGGGAAGCAGGCTTTTCCCGCCAACGTTTCCCACCTCGAGATCGGACGACTCCCCCTACCTCATGGAGGAACGCACCTGCGACGGTTCCTCACGTAGGGCCGTCGTCCTCGATCAGGTTCCCTCCCAGGCGAACCGGTGCGAGGAGGCGCTCAAGACGGCCCGGCAGGCGGGAAAGATTCGACTGCCGTTGTTGAGACTAACCCACGACGGCGCGGCGAAGGCCGTCATCACCGGCCTGGATGCGCCGCACCGGGCCTTTGACGCCTACTGGCGCGACTCGCTGCTCGACGGCGAGAAGTTCGACAGGACCCCTGTGGGAAAGGCCTTGCAGGCCACCTCCTTGGAGGATGCAACCGCGCTGCTCCAGTATGACCCCGCCACTTTGGTCTACGGCGGCTGGAACAGTCACCGCAAGGGGCGGCAGGCCAAGTTTCCCCGGTTCTACAGCAGCGAGGTCGTTGGCTGGGATCCCGTCGTGGGCACTCGCAAAGCGAGTCGCATGGATCCGCTCAACCTCACCGGTGCGCGAAACGGCGACGGCGACGAGTGGACGTACTCCCCCGCCGCAGCCAAGAACGCCAAGGCGAGGTTGAGTGAGATCGGTCACGGCAATATTGCTCCGAATCCCGCCCATGGTGGAGTGACCGTCACGGAGGTCACACGTTTTTCCACCCTAAGCCTTACGGCGGTGCGACGGATCCGTTTCGGCTCCCTCGGGGTGAACACGCAGTTCGCCGCCAGTACTCTTCTGGTTGCCCTCGCGCTTCTCGGTGATCGACTGGCCTTCGGTGGCGCCGGGATCTGGTTGCGCAGCGGCTGCGACTTGGTGGTGGAAGCAGAAACCCTCGAGTGGATCGGTCGCGGCGGCGTGGTGGAGCCGTTCTCCCTGTCCATCGGTGAAGCCGTCTCCCTGTACGACGAGGCACTGGAAGCCGCCATTGAATCTGGGGTTCCGATGCACCTCGAGACGATCGAGTTGACCCCCTCCAAGGCCCTCGCCGCCGCAATCGATTTCACCGTGACCAAGGCCGAGTCCTCAGGGGAGTGA
- a CDS encoding MarR family winged helix-turn-helix transcriptional regulator: MSTDADETVADLHRLFSGLSRLASRMRLRNAMHPGIRNLAQTDAWLLSHLAATGPARMSALAEWQAVDRSTMTAQVKRLERAGLARRHTDPTDRRASIVTLTEDGEAACSEIRREASAFFADILSDWTPEQRRELIESMTRLSTALEEHLN; this comes from the coding sequence ATGAGCACCGACGCCGACGAGACCGTCGCGGATCTTCACCGGCTCTTCTCCGGGCTCAGTCGACTGGCCAGCCGGATGCGGTTGCGAAACGCCATGCATCCTGGCATCCGCAACCTGGCGCAGACCGACGCCTGGCTGTTGTCGCACCTGGCGGCGACGGGACCGGCGCGGATGTCCGCGCTGGCCGAGTGGCAGGCCGTCGACCGCTCGACGATGACCGCGCAGGTCAAACGCCTCGAACGCGCCGGGCTGGCCCGTCGCCACACCGACCCCACCGACCGGCGGGCCAGCATCGTGACCCTGACCGAGGACGGGGAAGCGGCATGCAGCGAGATCCGCAGGGAGGCCTCCGCCTTCTTCGCCGACATCCTGTCCGACTGGACCCCGGAGCAACGTCGCGAGCTGATCGAGTCGATGACCCGGCTGAGCACCGCCCTCGAGGAGCACCTGAACTGA
- a CDS encoding HAD-IC family P-type ATPase, whose protein sequence is MTGREIESMDEEELGRAVRDVDVYARVSPEHKLRIVDALQAGGQVVSMTGDGVNDAPALKSADIGIAMGITGTEVTKEAGEMILGDDNYSTIVAAVRQGRGIFDNIKKFMRYLLSSNMGEVATVFLAVLLGGLIGLADPANSAAAVVPLLATQILWINLVTDSGPALAMGVDPETDDVMGRGPRKLTDRIIDTHMWQRIIGVGLVMGLLTLLIYDLTLPGGLVGGLEDLATPDSQFVVARTTVFTALVFMQLFNALNSRSDTGSAFTHMLSNAWLWGSVALVTVLQVLVVEVPFLQSAFGTAPLDWIHWAVAVGAGAAVLLYEEVVKLLRRTFGAP, encoded by the coding sequence CTGACCGGCCGCGAGATCGAATCCATGGACGAGGAGGAACTGGGCCGGGCGGTCCGGGACGTCGACGTCTACGCCCGTGTCTCCCCGGAACACAAGCTACGGATCGTCGACGCGCTGCAGGCCGGCGGGCAGGTTGTCTCCATGACCGGCGACGGCGTCAACGACGCCCCCGCCCTGAAATCCGCCGACATCGGGATCGCGATGGGCATCACCGGCACCGAGGTGACCAAGGAGGCCGGGGAGATGATTCTCGGCGACGACAACTACTCCACCATCGTCGCCGCCGTCCGGCAGGGCCGCGGAATCTTCGACAACATCAAGAAGTTCATGCGCTACCTGCTCAGCTCCAACATGGGTGAGGTGGCGACGGTGTTCCTGGCGGTCCTGCTCGGCGGGCTCATCGGCCTGGCCGACCCCGCCAACTCAGCCGCCGCCGTCGTTCCGCTGCTGGCGACGCAGATCCTGTGGATCAACCTCGTCACCGACTCCGGACCCGCGCTCGCGATGGGCGTCGACCCGGAAACCGACGACGTCATGGGCCGCGGCCCCCGCAAGTTGACCGACCGGATCATCGATACCCACATGTGGCAGCGGATCATCGGAGTCGGCCTGGTGATGGGGTTGCTGACCCTGCTGATCTACGACCTCACCCTGCCCGGTGGTCTCGTCGGGGGCCTGGAGGATCTCGCCACCCCCGACTCGCAGTTCGTGGTCGCCCGCACCACCGTGTTCACCGCCTTGGTTTTCATGCAGCTGTTCAACGCGCTGAACTCCCGCTCCGATACCGGAAGTGCCTTCACCCACATGCTCAGCAACGCCTGGCTTTGGGGGTCGGTCGCGCTGGTCACGGTGCTCCAGGTGCTGGTGGTCGAGGTGCCGTTCCTGCAGTCCGCGTTCGGCACGGCACCGCTGGACTGGATCCACTGGGCCGTCGCCGTCGGCGCCGGTGCGGCGGTGCTGCTCTACGAGGAGGTCGTGAAGCTGCTCCGACGCACCTTCGGCGCGCCCTGA
- a CDS encoding trypsin-like serine peptidase has translation MKKIRNSITSAAGAALLAAALLATSSPALQAAADDDPAPNPAEVSPVGIDSSGQSLTWQPDDAPASSGDSVPGYKPDSIESAPSSIIGEDERVRLTDTTAYPNSAIVYISKGGKPYCTGWMISADTLVTAGHCVYSYERQEWTSGLEFSPGANGPERPFETATATQKWTDVAWVKNNDPRLDWGLVKLDKPLGDRTGWFGLTWRSEDYKDIGVELRGYPYDKAPGELWGMGGTVTESRGNQLCYLMDTFPAQSGSPLYMSDGAFAIGIHAYGTVRGQQQPGRECPQEYNAGTRITKGLYELFVDLKSRR, from the coding sequence GTGAAGAAAATCCGAAATTCAATCACTTCGGCGGCCGGAGCGGCACTATTGGCCGCGGCTCTGCTGGCCACGTCGTCCCCGGCCCTCCAGGCGGCGGCGGACGACGACCCGGCGCCGAACCCGGCGGAGGTCTCCCCGGTAGGAATCGATTCCTCCGGACAGTCCCTGACGTGGCAGCCGGACGACGCCCCGGCGAGTTCCGGGGATTCCGTTCCCGGGTACAAACCGGATTCGATCGAATCGGCTCCCAGCAGCATCATCGGCGAGGACGAGCGGGTGCGGCTGACCGACACCACCGCCTACCCGAACTCCGCAATCGTCTACATCAGCAAGGGCGGCAAGCCCTACTGCACGGGCTGGATGATCTCGGCCGACACACTGGTCACCGCCGGACACTGCGTGTACAGCTACGAGCGTCAGGAATGGACCTCGGGGCTGGAGTTCAGCCCGGGCGCGAACGGCCCCGAGCGCCCGTTCGAAACCGCGACGGCGACCCAGAAGTGGACCGACGTCGCCTGGGTCAAGAACAACGACCCTCGGCTGGACTGGGGACTGGTCAAGCTCGACAAACCGCTCGGCGACCGGACCGGCTGGTTCGGCCTGACGTGGCGTTCCGAGGATTACAAGGACATCGGGGTCGAACTGCGCGGCTACCCCTATGACAAGGCCCCGGGAGAACTCTGGGGCATGGGCGGAACGGTGACGGAGAGCCGGGGAAACCAGCTCTGCTATTTGATGGACACCTTCCCCGCCCAGAGCGGCTCTCCCCTGTACATGTCCGATGGCGCCTTCGCGATCGGCATTCACGCATACGGCACGGTACGGGGGCAGCAGCAGCCCGGGCGCGAATGCCCTCAGGAATACAACGCCGGAACGAGGATCACCAAGGGCCTGTACGAGTTGTTTGTCGACCTGAAGTCCCGTCGATAG
- a CDS encoding DUF4143 domain-containing protein, with the protein MLALLSDRVLPEEKLDVGIAGTVLDSILRIPGGQLNKTGLAAELGIDQRTVSRYLGILDRRFLLTFLPNLRTGLTRTSKTMPKVHSSDSSATCEAISRAGHDIASSPEALGQVLESWVVQQLTAARGWAHLKTRIFYWRDNKTQREVDVVLVDGAGRRVGIEVKLATSVSPSDLKGLKALQEHGGLHRGFIVHTGTRFEQIADKIWALPIAAFIQPSAWGAALASPSSPTPTRKVIALPPEKNVITTDEHPASMSNPSVFLSYVHDDDDYFDGLLIAFTKKVIQACRSELGTPVELITDNISLAWGENWREKLQKEVGRTTFLMAMVTPSYIRSQACRDEFLQFRTKTAKAGYQGLLTLLVKNPRWEAPDVRDDPIYRSIRETINEHQWLSLDHPLENLEPETRDFRNAARSLGKELARRIEALEAQETPTLSAAPSENPSDSPEDEGIIELLETLLESDAPAFSQRSEDFNKVFAAFGEAFNRELSKLPSGSIPSSAALVLAANKINPTRIDLDKATDALVTAWAALDDILTRLLRLVGGSGLAEHRKELKEMFSGLSRSMNNMDFGGMNQQVQMLSAMSRTMRPAASTLSRVLSTTQAIARSAEIWEENL; encoded by the coding sequence ATGCTGGCGCTTCTCAGTGACCGGGTTCTGCCCGAGGAGAAACTTGACGTCGGAATTGCCGGGACCGTCCTCGACTCGATCCTGCGCATTCCCGGAGGGCAGTTGAACAAGACCGGGCTCGCGGCAGAACTGGGGATCGACCAACGAACCGTTTCTCGATACCTGGGCATCCTTGATCGTCGTTTCCTCCTCACCTTTCTGCCCAATCTGAGGACTGGATTGACACGAACTTCAAAAACGATGCCGAAAGTTCACTCATCAGATTCCTCGGCAACCTGCGAAGCGATTTCCAGAGCAGGGCATGACATAGCCTCCTCTCCCGAGGCCCTCGGGCAAGTCTTGGAATCATGGGTCGTTCAGCAACTGACCGCGGCGCGCGGGTGGGCGCACCTGAAAACCCGGATCTTCTATTGGCGGGACAACAAGACCCAGCGGGAGGTCGATGTCGTACTCGTCGATGGCGCCGGAAGACGAGTCGGCATCGAGGTCAAGCTCGCCACATCCGTTTCTCCTTCCGACTTGAAGGGGCTGAAAGCCCTGCAGGAGCACGGAGGATTGCACCGGGGTTTCATAGTCCACACGGGGACGCGGTTTGAGCAGATTGCTGATAAAATCTGGGCGCTACCCATAGCGGCTTTCATTCAACCTTCCGCATGGGGGGCCGCACTCGCTTCCCCCTCTTCCCCAACCCCGACCAGAAAGGTCATCGCCTTGCCCCCGGAGAAAAACGTCATCACGACCGACGAGCATCCAGCCTCGATGAGCAACCCTTCGGTCTTCCTCAGCTACGTGCATGACGACGACGATTACTTTGACGGACTTCTCATCGCCTTCACCAAGAAGGTGATACAGGCCTGCAGAAGCGAGCTCGGCACCCCCGTCGAGCTCATCACCGATAACATCTCGCTGGCTTGGGGGGAGAACTGGCGGGAAAAGCTTCAGAAGGAAGTCGGCAGAACCACATTCCTCATGGCCATGGTGACCCCTAGCTATATTCGTTCTCAAGCCTGCCGGGACGAGTTCCTTCAATTCCGCACCAAGACGGCCAAAGCAGGTTATCAGGGCCTCCTGACCCTCTTGGTGAAAAATCCCCGCTGGGAAGCACCAGACGTGAGGGACGATCCTATCTATCGCAGCATCCGAGAAACCATTAACGAACACCAGTGGCTCTCGCTCGATCACCCCCTGGAGAACTTGGAACCAGAGACTCGCGATTTTCGAAATGCTGCCCGCAGCTTGGGGAAGGAGCTGGCACGTCGCATCGAGGCCCTCGAGGCACAGGAGACACCCACCCTTTCAGCAGCTCCCTCGGAAAACCCATCTGACTCGCCGGAGGACGAGGGCATCATCGAGCTGTTGGAAACTCTCTTGGAAAGCGACGCACCCGCTTTCTCGCAGCGCTCGGAGGACTTCAATAAAGTTTTTGCCGCTTTTGGGGAGGCCTTCAATCGTGAGCTCTCCAAATTGCCGAGCGGAAGCATCCCGAGCAGTGCCGCACTGGTTCTCGCGGCAAACAAGATCAACCCCACCCGGATCGATCTCGACAAAGCAACTGATGCCTTGGTCACGGCATGGGCCGCGCTGGATGACATCCTGACCCGCCTGCTGAGGCTGGTGGGCGGGTCAGGCCTGGCGGAACACAGAAAAGAGCTCAAGGAAATGTTCTCGGGACTCTCCCGGAGCATGAACAACATGGATTTCGGCGGCATGAATCAGCAGGTCCAGATGCTCAGCGCCATGTCCAGGACAATGCGCCCTGCCGCTTCGACGCTTTCACGAGTTCTCTCCACGACACAGGCGATCGCCAGGTCCGCCGAAATCTGGGAGGAGAATCTGTAG
- a CDS encoding TIGR03086 family metal-binding protein, whose protein sequence is MDTRITQFLGHVDTFTRRIANLETDRWENPSPCEGWSAKEVLDHVIDTQRDVFGNRGLELGPRPEGAPHEAWAAHAAAVRSAVTDEETLLATYDSFFGPTTLADTLLSFYRFDLIIHAWDIQRAAGNDLELSDTELAFLETCIPSWGDIFYQDGICKRPVEVPDDADRQTRVLALTGRRC, encoded by the coding sequence ATGGATACCCGAATCACGCAATTCCTTGGCCACGTCGACACCTTCACCCGGCGAATCGCGAACCTTGAGACCGACCGCTGGGAGAATCCGAGTCCCTGCGAGGGGTGGAGTGCGAAGGAAGTCCTCGACCACGTCATCGACACCCAGCGCGACGTCTTCGGCAACCGAGGTCTGGAGCTGGGTCCCCGCCCGGAGGGGGCACCGCATGAGGCCTGGGCCGCGCACGCGGCCGCCGTGAGGTCGGCGGTGACCGACGAGGAAACGCTCCTGGCCACCTACGACTCCTTCTTCGGACCGACCACCCTGGCCGACACGCTGCTGAGTTTCTATCGCTTCGACCTGATCATCCACGCCTGGGACATCCAACGGGCGGCCGGAAACGATCTGGAACTGAGCGATACGGAGCTCGCCTTCCTGGAAACCTGTATTCCCTCGTGGGGAGACATCTTCTATCAGGACGGGATCTGCAAACGACCTGTTGAGGTTCCCGACGATGCGGACCGCCAGACCCGCGTACTGGCCCTGACGGGTCGCCGTTGCTGA
- a CDS encoding helix-turn-helix domain-containing protein: MNEYDTSFRERAHLADDRGFSPPVYRFAPRAGLADVVRRFWVPVWDLAPGRESIQRVLQYPVCLIVIDADHASLVGPTSGLATKRLTGRGWTVGVLLQPAVGRQLIGADVSTLVDGQIALEDSTLVEVPRLVADIRASMTHPDDPAARESAIAVMETALRRLAPVDPEGLAVNTIVRTVENDPTIRRVSQICERFGMNERALQRLAAKRIGLTPKWLIRRRRLHEASWQLSGEVSLAELAASLGYSDQAHFQRDFQSATGITPTTYSKQRGSVSEKTRGEA; encoded by the coding sequence TTGAACGAATACGACACATCCTTCCGGGAGCGGGCCCATCTCGCCGACGACCGCGGCTTCAGTCCGCCGGTGTACCGCTTCGCACCCCGGGCGGGCCTGGCGGACGTGGTGCGGCGTTTCTGGGTGCCGGTGTGGGATCTCGCGCCCGGCCGGGAGTCGATCCAGCGGGTCCTGCAATACCCGGTCTGTCTCATCGTCATCGACGCCGACCACGCCAGTCTGGTTGGCCCCACCAGCGGACTCGCCACCAAGAGGCTCACCGGCCGTGGCTGGACCGTCGGTGTGCTTCTGCAACCCGCCGTCGGGCGGCAGCTGATCGGGGCGGACGTCTCGACCCTGGTTGACGGGCAGATCGCGCTCGAGGATTCCACCCTGGTGGAGGTTCCTCGACTGGTCGCCGACATCCGGGCCAGCATGACTCACCCCGACGATCCGGCCGCCAGGGAATCCGCCATCGCGGTGATGGAGACCGCGCTGCGGAGGCTGGCCCCGGTGGATCCTGAGGGTCTCGCGGTGAACACCATCGTCCGCACCGTTGAAAACGACCCCACCATCCGGCGGGTTTCCCAGATCTGCGAACGCTTCGGCATGAACGAACGCGCACTGCAACGCTTGGCGGCGAAACGAATCGGGCTGACACCGAAATGGCTGATCCGCCGCAGACGGCTCCATGAGGCGTCCTGGCAGCTGTCCGGGGAGGTCTCCCTGGCGGAGCTGGCGGCGTCCCTCGGATACTCCGACCAAGCCCATTTCCAACGCGATTTCCAGTCGGCAACCGGCATCACGCCGACCACCTATTCCAAGCAGCGCGGATCGGTCTCAGAGAAGACGAGAGGAGAAGCTTAG
- a CDS encoding fructose-6-phosphate aldolase has protein sequence MDILFDTANLDDIERLTPIYPVTGVTTNPTILKAEGKVDFYAHFRRIREIIGPDRTLHVQVLAKDTRGMIDDAHKLLDRIDDRVYPKIPTTEAGIAAMRHLKAEGVKVTATAIYSKTQGFLAIATGVDYLAPYYNRMQSLDIDTRGTLEALAGFIRRFDAPSKIMAASFKNVSQVSHALEAGADAVTLSPKLLRVALSAPGIEAAVDTFIDDWEKIYGTRSLPD, from the coding sequence ATGGACATCCTGTTCGACACGGCCAATCTCGATGACATCGAGCGGCTGACCCCGATCTACCCCGTCACCGGAGTGACAACCAACCCCACGATCCTCAAGGCCGAGGGCAAGGTTGATTTCTACGCGCACTTCCGCCGGATCCGCGAGATCATCGGTCCGGATCGCACCCTTCACGTGCAGGTCCTCGCCAAGGACACCCGGGGCATGATCGACGACGCCCACAAGCTGCTGGACAGGATCGACGACAGGGTCTACCCCAAGATCCCCACCACCGAGGCCGGTATCGCGGCCATGCGCCACCTGAAGGCCGAAGGGGTCAAGGTGACCGCTACCGCGATCTACTCCAAGACCCAGGGTTTCCTGGCGATCGCAACCGGCGTCGACTACCTGGCGCCGTACTACAACCGGATGCAGTCGCTCGACATCGACACCCGCGGCACCCTGGAGGCCCTCGCCGGTTTCATCCGCCGGTTCGACGCCCCCAGCAAGATCATGGCGGCTAGTTTCAAGAACGTCTCCCAGGTCTCCCACGCCCTCGAGGCGGGCGCCGACGCGGTGACGCTGTCGCCGAAACTGCTGCGCGTCGCCCTGTCGGCGCCGGGAATCGAGGCCGCCGTCGACACCTTCATAGACGACTGGGAGAAGATCTACGGCACCCGCTCACTGCCCGACTGA